A DNA window from Amycolatopsis sp. DSM 110486 contains the following coding sequences:
- a CDS encoding PIG-L deacetylase family protein, producing the protein MHRKIRKLLVVGAHGDDETLGAGGTIARLADDGVVVSLCILTNDDGSRSVSGTGVVDRTAAIELAAKTLGIERVSIHEFGDNRLDTERHLDLNRVVEQEVREFEPDTVFATSMCDLSTDHALVSRAARVAGRPGRGPVKEVRTFEIRSATDVGEASGLPNAFRPNYWQLLDESHLDRKIDALRAYGKELEPWPSPRSERGVRALAEYRGSQVSAGLAEAFEIVRIVH; encoded by the coding sequence ATGCACAGGAAGATTCGGAAGCTTCTGGTCGTGGGGGCCCACGGCGACGACGAGACGCTCGGCGCCGGCGGCACCATCGCCCGCCTCGCCGACGACGGCGTCGTCGTGTCGCTCTGCATCCTGACCAACGACGACGGTTCGCGGTCGGTGAGCGGCACCGGTGTCGTCGACCGCACCGCCGCGATCGAGCTGGCCGCGAAGACGCTCGGCATCGAGCGCGTGAGCATCCACGAGTTCGGCGACAACCGCCTCGACACCGAACGGCACCTGGACCTCAACCGCGTCGTCGAGCAGGAGGTCCGGGAGTTCGAGCCGGACACGGTGTTCGCCACCAGCATGTGCGACCTGTCCACCGACCACGCGCTGGTAAGCCGCGCGGCTCGCGTCGCGGGCCGGCCGGGCCGCGGGCCGGTCAAGGAGGTCCGCACGTTCGAGATCCGCTCCGCCACCGACGTCGGAGAAGCTTCGGGGCTGCCCAACGCGTTCCGCCCGAACTACTGGCAGCTGCTCGACGAGTCGCACCTCGACCGCAAGATCGACGCGCTGCGCGCCTACGGCAAGGAGCTCGAGCCGTGGCCCAGCCCCCGCAGCGAACGCGGCGTGCGCGCCCTGGCCGAATACCGCGGCTCGCAGGTCTCGGCGGGGCTCGCCGAGGCGTTCGAAATCGTGCGGATCGTGCATTGA
- a CDS encoding nucleotide sugar dehydrogenase, with protein MTTTVAEFRTTSELTKLTSVAVIGMGYVGLPTALGLHAGGVEVIGIDLSQNRLDAIRSCEVDLIESDHRRLEKAVHQEDFQLTADSARMAEADAVLVCVPTGLDEYLMPDLGPLESACAALISHARPGQTLILTSTSYVGTAERLLVKPLTAKGFTVGRDIFVASSPERIDPGNVTHTQAETPRVLGGVTPVCTAMAQRVINVLTPAVHCVSSPETAEMTKLFENTFRAVNIALANEFAEISDGFAIDPIEVIDAAASKPYGFMAFHPGPGVGGHCIPCDPHYLLWQLRATQSNAPLVTQAMHAIAERPKQVVDRVLNTLSRDGKGMSGTRVLVVGVTYKPGVQDVRSSSALDILDLLAAKGAKVGYHDPLVPNVRVTGGSLDNVIDPNGGDWDVALIHTIQPGHSYEWLAQCGTVIDATYRFDRTLFAN; from the coding sequence ATGACCACAACTGTCGCTGAATTCCGGACCACCTCCGAGCTCACCAAACTGACCTCGGTCGCCGTGATCGGCATGGGTTACGTCGGGCTGCCGACGGCGCTCGGCCTGCACGCCGGCGGCGTCGAGGTGATCGGCATCGACCTGTCGCAGAACCGCCTCGACGCCATCCGCTCGTGCGAGGTCGACCTCATCGAGTCCGACCACCGCCGGCTCGAGAAGGCCGTGCACCAGGAGGACTTCCAGCTCACCGCCGACTCCGCGCGCATGGCCGAGGCCGACGCGGTGCTGGTGTGCGTGCCGACCGGGCTCGACGAGTACCTGATGCCCGACCTGGGCCCGCTGGAGAGCGCGTGCGCCGCCCTGATCTCCCACGCGCGGCCCGGCCAGACGCTGATCCTCACCTCGACCAGCTACGTCGGCACGGCGGAGCGGCTGCTGGTGAAACCGTTGACTGCCAAGGGCTTCACCGTCGGTCGTGACATCTTCGTCGCGTCCAGCCCCGAGCGCATCGACCCCGGCAACGTCACGCACACGCAGGCCGAGACGCCGCGCGTGCTGGGCGGGGTCACGCCGGTGTGCACCGCGATGGCGCAGCGCGTGATCAACGTGCTGACCCCGGCCGTGCACTGCGTCAGCTCGCCGGAGACGGCCGAGATGACCAAGCTGTTCGAGAACACCTTCCGCGCGGTGAACATCGCGCTGGCCAACGAGTTCGCGGAGATCAGCGACGGCTTCGCCATCGACCCCATCGAGGTCATCGACGCGGCCGCCAGCAAGCCCTACGGGTTCATGGCCTTCCACCCCGGCCCCGGCGTCGGCGGCCACTGCATCCCGTGCGACCCGCACTACCTGCTGTGGCAGCTGCGCGCGACGCAGAGCAACGCGCCGCTCGTCACGCAGGCCATGCACGCGATCGCCGAGCGCCCGAAGCAGGTCGTGGACCGCGTGCTCAACACGCTTTCCCGCGACGGCAAGGGCATGTCCGGCACCCGCGTGCTCGTCGTCGGCGTGACCTACAAGCCGGGTGTGCAGGACGTGCGTTCGTCGTCCGCGCTCGACATCCTGGACCTGCTGGCCGCGAAGGGCGCCAAGGTCGGCTACCACGACCCGCTCGTTCCGAACGTCCGCGTGACGGGTGGCTCGCTCGACAACGTCATCGACCCGAACGGCGGCGACTGGGACGTCGCCCTGATCCACACGATCCAGCCCGGGCACTCCTACGAGTGGCTCGCCCAGTGCGGCACGGTCATCGACGCCACCTACCGCTTCGACCGCACGCTGTTCGCGAACTGA
- a CDS encoding NAD-dependent epimerase/dehydratase family protein, whose translation MRYLITGGAGFIGSHLTEHLLARGDEVVALDNLSTGTLDNLTAMAGHPGFRFVRGSVTDPSAVESCMAGVDAVFHLAAAVGVFTILDKTLESLRTNLHGTENLLDAALRHDVPILVASTSEIYGKNTADGLSEEDDRIIGSPLKNRWSYAEAKALDETFAYLYAKEHGLRTVIVRPFNTVGPRQTGRYGMVIPRFVTQALAGEPITVFGDGQQTRCFCHVHDVVPALIDLLADETAYGKVFNLGSNEQTTIAQLAERVISATGSTSTIAKVPYEQAYGEGYEDMQRRIPDCTRAYNQIGFVPTRTLDDIIAAVVADRTA comes from the coding sequence GTGCGTTACCTGATCACCGGCGGCGCCGGCTTCATCGGCTCCCACCTCACCGAGCACCTGCTGGCCCGCGGCGACGAGGTCGTCGCACTCGACAACCTCAGCACCGGCACCCTCGACAACCTCACCGCCATGGCCGGGCACCCCGGCTTCCGCTTCGTCCGCGGCTCCGTGACCGACCCGTCGGCCGTCGAATCGTGCATGGCCGGCGTCGACGCGGTGTTCCATCTCGCCGCCGCGGTCGGCGTGTTCACCATCCTCGACAAGACGCTCGAGAGCCTGCGCACCAACCTGCACGGCACCGAGAACCTGCTCGACGCCGCGCTGCGCCACGACGTCCCGATCCTCGTGGCGTCCACGAGTGAGATCTACGGAAAGAACACCGCCGACGGACTGTCCGAAGAGGACGACCGCATCATCGGCTCGCCGCTGAAGAACCGCTGGTCCTACGCCGAAGCCAAGGCGCTTGACGAGACGTTCGCCTACCTGTACGCCAAGGAGCACGGCCTGCGCACGGTGATCGTGCGCCCGTTCAACACCGTCGGCCCGCGCCAGACCGGCCGCTACGGCATGGTCATCCCGCGCTTCGTCACGCAGGCCCTGGCGGGCGAACCCATCACCGTCTTCGGCGACGGCCAGCAGACCCGCTGCTTCTGCCACGTGCACGACGTCGTGCCCGCCCTGATCGACCTGCTCGCCGACGAGACCGCGTACGGCAAGGTGTTCAACCTCGGCAGCAACGAGCAGACCACCATCGCGCAGCTGGCCGAACGCGTGATCTCCGCGACGGGCTCGACGAGCACCATCGCGAAGGTCCCGTACGAGCAGGCCTACGGCGAGGGTTACGAGGACATGCAGCGCCGCATCCCCGACTGCACCCGCGCGTACAACCAGATCGGTTTCGTCCCCACCCGCACGCTGGACGACATCATCGCCGCGGTTGTCGCCGACCGCACTGCTTGA
- a CDS encoding MOSC domain-containing protein, producing MLGVVERLWRYPIKSTGGERLDDVVVESRGFAGDRGWAVRDADGKLGSGKNTRRFRRMPGLLLLGSRCPEGLGEPHLLDPAGQAVTDSEAFLRAYLRRDDVVLAREGEVSHFDELPLSVLTTATLDWARRALPGVAVDERRFRPNILLRTPPGTAPFVEDEWLGETAVLGGGTLIEFVRSSERCVMVNEAQPDLPRSSQVLKTIAAVHDNRLGALARVLTSGRVALGAPLAFA from the coding sequence GTGCTGGGAGTGGTCGAGCGGCTGTGGCGGTATCCGATCAAGTCCACCGGCGGGGAGCGGCTGGACGACGTCGTGGTCGAGTCACGAGGGTTCGCGGGTGACCGCGGGTGGGCCGTGCGGGACGCCGACGGGAAGTTGGGGTCCGGCAAGAACACCCGCCGGTTCCGCCGCATGCCGGGGCTGCTCCTGCTGGGTTCCCGTTGTCCGGAGGGACTCGGCGAACCGCACCTGCTCGATCCGGCCGGACAGGCGGTGACCGACAGCGAAGCGTTTCTGCGGGCGTACCTGCGCCGTGACGACGTGGTGCTGGCACGCGAGGGAGAAGTGTCGCACTTCGACGAGTTGCCGCTGAGCGTGCTGACGACGGCGACCCTCGACTGGGCCCGGCGGGCCCTGCCCGGTGTGGCCGTCGACGAGCGCCGGTTCAGGCCGAACATCCTGCTGCGCACCCCGCCCGGCACCGCGCCCTTCGTCGAGGACGAGTGGCTCGGCGAAACCGCCGTGCTCGGCGGAGGAACGCTGATCGAGTTCGTTCGGTCCAGCGAACGCTGCGTCATGGTCAACGAGGCTCAGCCCGACCTGCCGCGATCCTCCCAGGTGCTCAAGACGATCGCCGCCGTGCACGACAACCGCCTCGGCGCGCTGGCCCGGGTACTCACCTCGGGCCGGGTGGCGCTCGGCGCCCCGCTCGCGTTTGCCTGA
- a CDS encoding LuxR C-terminal-related transcriptional regulator: MLTEIELRVADLAAHGTSVPAIADLLGVSANAVADHLTAVYLKLGPAVA; encoded by the coding sequence GTGCTGACCGAGATCGAGCTGCGGGTGGCGGACCTCGCCGCGCACGGCACGAGTGTCCCCGCGATCGCGGACCTGCTGGGAGTCTCCGCGAACGCGGTGGCCGACCACCTCACGGCCGTGTACCTCAAGCTCGGGCCGGCGGTGGCCTGA
- a CDS encoding LuxR C-terminal-related transcriptional regulator — translation MGVNWGQNRRTDPQEAVGFLEGLLIECDAGAGETVLVGGGPASGKTQVLNQVVARAKELGILTLTATGAADEREVDGGVIDQLLAGPALPKAVAQQQDKITELCGALHSVARERPVLVAVDDLHHVDETSARLLLRLQRRTRSAALLLVLTQPDTWYADGGLEFASQPHRHVQLTPLSIAAIAELVAEGGPRAYDGLPEQIHELSAGNPLLVTALVDAFRSSTDSGSAYSEAVQRLLHRYGSPMREVATAIAVLDTDVTTEAVATVAGVDPLDAETSAGLLAESGLVAGVRFRQQPAAAAVVGGLRGSEKVRLHARAAEVKHARGLPAADVARHLVAADEAKPEWALPVLVEAAEQVMLGDDVEFATRCLKLAASVTTAAWEQQTISQLLAKITWRVNPAAAAPHLASLRAAGDALDLSDRIALARQSLWFGERDTFEGAFAALDADVEPLDPRTAAELTLAGHWHYGVAPAAPSADDPWLHTANTLASVWHTGATEATSACAEQILQNCRLSDTSLEALGTAIVALAYADKADRAEGWCTSLSEEAEYRGAVTWKAMLDALGASLVLRRGDVAAATDRANRALALLDAPNWGVAISYPLATLLSAHTAAGAFKAAAAVLRQPLPEAVFATLGGVRYLRARGQFHLATNRGLAAVSDFQQCQRILREQELDLPTVVPWRTDLAEANLKLGNPTLAVELAKQQLASAAPTDAYSRGSALRVLAFAGDSAGRAGLLNRAAEAFKASGDRLELARTTRALNQLGQRAERSAGLVKPVHVPRQATRAATSRPMPPRPVAPRTEVTPAQTTLSEAELRVAELAAHGRTNRQIAETLYITVSTVEQHLTRVYRKLGVAGRAALAGELAGADSGQ, via the coding sequence ATGGGCGTGAACTGGGGGCAGAACCGCCGAACCGATCCGCAGGAGGCAGTGGGGTTTCTGGAAGGCCTGCTGATCGAATGCGACGCCGGTGCGGGGGAGACCGTGCTGGTGGGCGGCGGTCCGGCCAGCGGCAAGACACAGGTGCTGAACCAGGTGGTGGCACGGGCGAAGGAGCTGGGCATCCTCACGCTCACCGCGACCGGCGCGGCCGACGAGCGTGAGGTGGACGGCGGCGTGATCGACCAGCTACTGGCCGGTCCCGCGCTGCCGAAAGCCGTGGCACAACAACAAGACAAGATCACCGAGCTGTGCGGCGCGCTGCACAGCGTGGCCCGCGAACGGCCGGTGCTGGTGGCTGTCGACGACCTCCACCACGTGGACGAGACGTCGGCACGGCTGCTGCTGAGGTTGCAGCGGCGCACCCGTTCGGCCGCACTGCTGCTGGTGCTGACGCAGCCGGACACGTGGTACGCCGACGGCGGCCTCGAGTTCGCGTCGCAGCCGCATCGCCACGTGCAGTTGACGCCGCTGTCGATCGCGGCGATCGCCGAACTCGTGGCGGAAGGCGGACCCCGTGCGTATGACGGGCTGCCCGAGCAGATCCACGAGCTCAGCGCCGGCAACCCGTTGCTGGTCACCGCGCTCGTGGACGCGTTCCGCAGCAGCACCGACTCCGGCTCGGCCTACTCCGAGGCCGTGCAACGGCTGCTGCACCGCTACGGCTCACCGATGCGTGAGGTCGCGACCGCGATCGCGGTGCTGGACACCGACGTCACCACCGAAGCCGTGGCCACCGTCGCCGGCGTGGACCCGCTCGACGCGGAGACGTCGGCCGGGCTGCTGGCCGAATCGGGCCTGGTCGCCGGCGTGCGGTTCCGGCAGCAGCCGGCCGCGGCCGCCGTGGTCGGCGGGCTGCGCGGCTCGGAGAAGGTGCGTCTGCACGCCCGCGCCGCCGAGGTGAAGCACGCCCGGGGCTTGCCGGCCGCCGACGTCGCCCGCCACCTCGTGGCCGCCGACGAGGCGAAACCCGAGTGGGCGCTGCCGGTGCTGGTGGAAGCGGCGGAGCAGGTGATGCTCGGCGACGACGTCGAGTTCGCGACCCGCTGCCTCAAGCTCGCGGCGTCCGTGACCACCGCCGCGTGGGAGCAGCAGACGATTTCCCAGCTGCTCGCGAAGATCACCTGGCGCGTCAACCCGGCCGCGGCGGCGCCGCATCTGGCTTCACTGCGCGCGGCGGGCGACGCGCTCGACCTGTCCGACCGGATCGCGCTCGCGCGGCAGTCGCTGTGGTTCGGTGAGCGGGACACCTTCGAGGGCGCCTTCGCGGCCCTGGACGCCGACGTCGAACCGCTCGACCCGCGCACGGCCGCCGAGCTGACGTTGGCCGGGCACTGGCACTACGGCGTCGCCCCGGCGGCCCCGAGCGCCGACGACCCGTGGCTGCACACCGCGAACACGCTCGCCTCGGTGTGGCACACGGGCGCGACCGAGGCGACGTCGGCGTGCGCGGAGCAGATCTTGCAGAACTGCCGGCTTTCGGACACTTCGCTCGAAGCGCTGGGCACCGCGATCGTCGCGCTCGCCTACGCCGACAAAGCCGACCGCGCCGAAGGCTGGTGCACGTCGCTGAGCGAAGAGGCCGAATACCGCGGCGCGGTGACGTGGAAGGCGATGCTCGACGCGCTCGGCGCGAGCCTGGTGCTGCGCCGGGGTGACGTCGCCGCGGCGACGGACCGGGCGAACCGGGCGCTGGCCCTGCTCGACGCGCCCAACTGGGGCGTCGCGATCAGCTACCCGCTCGCCACGCTGCTCTCGGCGCACACCGCGGCCGGAGCGTTCAAGGCCGCCGCGGCCGTGCTTCGGCAGCCGTTGCCGGAGGCGGTGTTCGCCACGCTCGGTGGCGTGCGCTACCTGCGGGCCCGTGGCCAGTTCCACCTGGCCACCAACCGTGGTCTGGCCGCGGTCAGTGATTTCCAGCAGTGCCAACGGATCCTGCGTGAGCAGGAGCTCGACCTGCCGACAGTCGTGCCGTGGCGCACCGACCTCGCCGAGGCCAACCTGAAGCTGGGCAACCCGACGCTCGCCGTCGAGCTGGCCAAGCAGCAGCTCGCGAGCGCGGCGCCGACCGACGCGTACTCGCGCGGTTCGGCCTTGCGGGTCCTGGCTTTCGCCGGTGATTCCGCCGGCCGGGCGGGTCTGCTCAACCGGGCCGCCGAAGCGTTCAAGGCCTCGGGCGACCGGCTGGAGCTGGCCCGCACGACGCGGGCGCTCAACCAGCTCGGCCAGCGCGCGGAACGCTCCGCGGGCCTGGTCAAGCCGGTGCACGTGCCGCGCCAGGCCACGCGCGCGGCGACGTCGAGACCCATGCCGCCCCGGCCCGTCGCCCCGCGCACGGAGGTGACGCCCGCGCAGACGACGCTCAGCGAAGCCGAGCTGCGCGTCGCCGAGCTGGCGGCCCACGGGCGCACCAACCGGCAGATCGCGGAGACGCTCTACATCACCGTGAGCACGGTGGAGCAACACCTGACCCGGGTCTACCGCAAACTGGGCGTCGCCGGGCGCGCCGCACTGGCCGGCGAGCTCGCCGGCGCCGACAGCGGGCAGTGA
- a CDS encoding thioesterase II family protein, whose protein sequence is MNEKTSRWVRRFHPVEDACVRLVCLPHAGGSATAYFPFSRAAIAAGLPADVVAVQYPGRQDRRGERCFDDLAAMADALADDLGPWFDRPVALFGHSMGATLGYEVARRLEARGAELIGLFASACRAPSAQRIEYVHQRDDDGLIAALKELSGTDTAVLGDDELLRMVLPAVRGDYTAVETYRHDAGAELRCPIHVLVGDTDPVTDLDEAGAWRAHTTASCDVVVFPGGHFYLNSQLDDVVGSVATTLARWQRATPDRAPR, encoded by the coding sequence GTGAACGAAAAAACCAGTCGTTGGGTCCGGCGCTTCCACCCGGTCGAGGACGCTTGCGTGCGGCTGGTGTGCCTGCCGCACGCCGGCGGCTCGGCGACCGCCTACTTCCCGTTCTCCCGCGCGGCCATCGCCGCCGGGCTGCCCGCCGACGTCGTCGCCGTGCAGTACCCGGGCCGCCAGGACCGCCGTGGCGAACGCTGTTTCGACGACCTGGCCGCCATGGCCGACGCGCTCGCCGACGACCTCGGCCCGTGGTTCGACCGGCCCGTGGCGCTGTTCGGCCACAGCATGGGCGCGACGCTGGGCTACGAGGTCGCCCGCCGGCTCGAGGCCCGCGGCGCGGAGCTGATCGGCCTGTTCGCCTCGGCCTGCCGCGCCCCTTCGGCCCAGCGCATCGAGTACGTGCACCAGCGCGACGACGACGGCCTCATCGCCGCGTTGAAGGAGCTCAGCGGCACCGACACCGCCGTGCTGGGCGACGACGAGCTGCTCCGCATGGTGCTGCCCGCGGTCCGAGGCGACTACACGGCCGTGGAGACCTACCGCCACGACGCCGGTGCCGAGTTGCGGTGCCCCATCCACGTCCTCGTCGGCGACACCGACCCCGTGACCGACCTCGACGAGGCCGGCGCCTGGCGCGCCCACACCACCGCGAGCTGCGACGTCGTCGTGTTCCCGGGCGGGCACTTCTACCTCAATAGCCAGCTCGACGACGTCGTGGGCTCGGTCGCCACGACCCTGGCTCGGTGGCAGCGCGCAACCCCCGATCGGGCACCGCGGTAG